The Candidatus Bathyarchaeota archaeon genomic interval ACGTCGATTTTTATCGTTGCGTTGCGTCTTGTTTCGTTACACACAAACGAACATACTTCGCCGCGACATACTTTTGTATCAATAGTTGTTAGGTGGAAATATTATGAAGCAAGTTTTAAGAAACAGGAAAGGTCTCAGCACAGTTGTTACAACTTTGATTATCCTAGTAGTTTCGGTGCTGCTTGCAACGGTGGTCACCTTCTACGCCATCAACGTAACAACGACCAGGGTTCAAGAAGAGAGTTTGCAACTGTCTAAGCAACATATTTGGCATAACGGTGCAGCTTTTGCAGAAGCAGCTGTTCTCATAATAAACACTGGCGGACGAGACATAGTAATGGACAAGATCACAGTTAGAGGTCAAGAATGCGCATGGAGTACGGTTTTCTACAACAAAACCACAAGCACCATCAACGCTGATCTTCAATATAATTCGACGCTTACGGATGGCGGTAGCATAACTATTGGCACGACACCGTACACATTCTCTGCAGCTAGCGACGATTTGATTTTGAAGTCCGGCTGGACCATGGTAATATACATAGCTAATCCTGACCATGTATCAGTCAGCGACATAGGCGTTACTATTGGCATTACAGTCTTCACTGCCAACGCTCAATACTACAAAGAGTGCAACGTGGAAGCATCAGAATAACAAACCTTCCTTTTTTCATTTTCTTTGAATATATAAAGCAAATACCTGTAGTTTGATCTGTTTGTCAAACTCGAGGATAATGCGCTTTCAGGATGTGTAGTATTGTTCTACACACAAATTATCTTATTTCTTAAACGCTAAACTCTCGCCGATAAACGGAGAGAAAAAAATGAAAAGTCTTTTGAAGAGTAAGAAAGGGCTCAGTACCGTAGTGACAACGCTGATAATCTTGGTAGTCTCAGTGCTACTTGCAACTGTCGTTACTTTCTACGCCATCAACGTGACCACAACCAGAGTAGAAGAAGAAAGCCTGCAAGTTTACAAGCTCCACACATGGCATGATGGCAACGTCTTTGCTGAAACGGGATTCCTAATAATCAATACGGGCGGTCGTGACATGGTTCTGGACAAAATCACTGTTAGAGGACAAGAATGTGCGTACACTAATGTGTGGTATAATAAAACCACTTCTACCATAAACGCAGATATACCTTATGTTACACCTACTAACGCTACTACAGGTGTTCTACCATCATATGTAATCATTGGCGGCACAAACTACACGTTAACTCAAGGATCTGCTGGAAGCGATTTGATTTTGAAGTCTGGCTGGAGCATAATAGTCTACATATCTAACCCAGATCACATTTCAGTTAGCGACATCGGTGTCACTGTGGGCATCAACGTCTTTACTGCCAATGCTCAGTACTACAAAGAAAGCAACGTAGAAGCAGCCTCTTAGAAAAGAGGCATACCCTTTTCTTTTTTCCCATTTTTTATGAGACGATTACAGCGTCTTTGAATACGTATGCTGTATTCTGATGTGTAGTACTGTTTTACACACAAACCGTATTATTGCTTCTTCAAGAACCATTGGTTGAAGCTTCGTAGCTTACGGTTGCTAGTGAGGGCATGTTAATTGAATCGCAGAAAAAGGAAGGTAGCGTTACGTTTCTTGCTGTCAAAAAGAGCAACTGCACTGCCTGTTTCATTTCTCATGTTATTTGTCTCCCTCACTCTAATCGTATCAGCAACCTACTACGTTTCTGTGGCTAAAATCCAAGCAAGAGGACAACTTCTCAACATAGCCGTGGCAAAACAAAACATGATCTGCTTCGAAGACTCTATAGGATTTACAGAGTGGTTTCCAGGCACTTCCAGCGTCTATCATTTCGAGGACTCGGGTGGTATATTTAAAACATACCCCGTAGCGAAAAGCCTCTTAGTAAACGTTACAGACAACGATACATTCTACGCTGTGGTTTTTAATAGCAGCATAGGAAAGGCTGTTTACGAGTTACCATCAGCTGAAATTGCGGTGTCTACGTTTTATATGAGTGGCGATAGGAGAGCAGTGATCAACCAAAGCGCGTTTACAATGGCGCAGCTCTATTTATCGCCTGGAATACCCTCGCCAGAGTTAACGCTTACCTATCGCCCTCTAGCAACCATAAGCGAAACTGGCTTCAGTCAAGGAAAACCAGTAAACACGCTTAGACTTTACATAATCAACTTGAACACGTCAACAACCCTGATTGCCCAAGGCGAATTCAACATCAAATCCACATGCATAAATGTAGTCTCCAACCTGCAAACCTACAATTTCTCCTATCCGATAACCTCCATATTCGTTAAAGCAACTTTGGATGGAAGAAGCGACGCAGTGATACTTCCAGTATCAAGCAACGCAAGCGGAGCCTTCGTAAAAGTTGAAACCTTGGTGTGCAATGTCAAGCTGGAGAGGATACAGGGAGGAGCTTGAAGATGCCGGCAATAGCGCCAAGTTATCTCTATGCCTTCTTCGCTTTGGTCGCAGTATCCACTATTCTCATTTCTTCCTTCAGTGCCTATGCAGCGACCTTAAGAACCATACCAGAGATGGAGCAATTGGAAAATTTGCTGGGCCGCATAGCATCAAAAGGATACGAGCTCATAACATTAACAACCGTAACAAACTCAACTTCAGAAGCGGTTTTGCAGCTACCTTCAGCCATCGGCAACAAACAATACTGGATTAGACTTCGCAACATGACCTCAAAAGCATGGATTGAAGGTGCTTTGGGGTCAATACACAAAGGCAACATAGCCAACAGAGTATATCTCCCAAAAACGGTTTCTGCCCTAGGAAACTACTCTAGCGGCTACGGTCCAGCAGTTTTAAAATGTTACATGAACGGGTCAACGGTCAATCTTCATCTTAATACTTGGAGGGAAAATGTGTGAAGGTAAAATTGCGAAAAAAAAGAAAAGGAAAAACGCAAGAAAAAATAAAATTCAGCATTTCAGAAGAAGATTTAGCTGGATACTTAAACCTAAAAAGATGGACTGTCCCCGAAGGATACACTGAGACTGAAACTTACCCGCTAAAAGCTCCCTTCTCTTACGCATCTATAGTTCAAAACGAAGAAACGGGAGCATACCTGTATATTGTCGACGAACTACCTCTAACAAAAGAAGAAAACGACCTTTTCTTCAGAATGAGAAACATCTCGGAATATGAACTTCAAGCTCCCGAAGGCGACGAAACACTAAGCGAGTCCTTCCACACCCAAATGCCTGACATAATTGACTCGCACCAAAAAGTGTTCCAGAATGTTTCTACCATAAGCCTCAGAAAGATACTGCACTATCTGGAACGGGACATTGTCGGTTACGGAAGAATCGATCCATTAATGTTCGACCCCTACGTAGAAGACATAAGCTGCAGCGGAGTCAACAAAAACATTTTCCTTTGGCACAGACGATACGAAAACATTAGAACAAACATTTTTTTCAGGGAAGAACAAGAACTCGACGATTTTGTCATGAAGATCGTTCACAAAGCAGGAAAACACGTTAGCATAGCCTTTCCCATAGTAGACGTCACTCTACCCGGACAGCACCGTCTGGCAGTATCCTATGGAAAAGAAACAACCCCCTCAGGAACAAGCTTCACCATACGAAAGTTCCGAGAGGACCCCTTCACCATAGTTGACTTAATTGAAAACGAGACCATAGACGAGAACATTGCAGCATACTTGTGGCTTCTGATGGAAAACAAAATGTCGGTGATGATCATGGGTGCGACAGGAGCAGGCAAAACAACTGCACTGAACGCAATAGCATGCTTGATAAGACCCAACTACAAGATAATTTCTGTTGAAGAAGTTGCTGAAATTAACCTGCCTCATGAGAACTGGACTGCGACCATTGCCCGCTCAGGATTCGGAGTGGAAGGCGAAGGAGAAATCACACTCTACGACTTGATAAAATCAGCTGTACGACATCGTCCAGACCTGATTATTGTGGGGGAGGTGCGGGGCGAAGAAGCTTACGTACTCTTTCAAGCTCTTGCGACAGGACACGGCGGTTTATGCACTCTACATGCGGAAGACGTAGAGACGTCGATTCAAAGATTGACACAGCCTCCGATGAACATTCCATCATCCATCATTCCATTAATGAACTGTGCAATTATCGTAAAGCATGTTAGAACACCTATCTTCCTAAGCGGTGAGAAAAGGCTTTCCAGTAGAAAATTCATTCGAGTGGCTGAGATAAAAAATGCAAACTCGATAAAAGACGCATTCACATGGAGTGCTTCTACAGATACTTTTCAAGAAGACCTGAGCAACAGCTACTTGGTAGCTAAGATTGCGAGGAATCTTGATATTTCAATTGAGCAAGTTTTAGATGATTTAGAACAACGGAAAAAAACGTTGCTAAACATGGCAGAGCGTAATATTCGAGATCATCGTAGCGTAAATGTTGTCTTGAGCAAATATTACTACAATCCTAAAGGTTCGAGAAAGATTGAGTAGGTGAGAGCACGTTGGCGTCTAGCTATAATCCACTAAATATATTCCGTTCAATGATAACGTTGCTTTCTGGAAAGCAAAAGGCCTCCGA includes:
- a CDS encoding type II/IV secretion system ATPase subunit; translation: MKVKLRKKRKGKTQEKIKFSISEEDLAGYLNLKRWTVPEGYTETETYPLKAPFSYASIVQNEETGAYLYIVDELPLTKEENDLFFRMRNISEYELQAPEGDETLSESFHTQMPDIIDSHQKVFQNVSTISLRKILHYLERDIVGYGRIDPLMFDPYVEDISCSGVNKNIFLWHRRYENIRTNIFFREEQELDDFVMKIVHKAGKHVSIAFPIVDVTLPGQHRLAVSYGKETTPSGTSFTIRKFREDPFTIVDLIENETIDENIAAYLWLLMENKMSVMIMGATGAGKTTALNAIACLIRPNYKIISVEEVAEINLPHENWTATIARSGFGVEGEGEITLYDLIKSAVRHRPDLIIVGEVRGEEAYVLFQALATGHGGLCTLHAEDVETSIQRLTQPPMNIPSSIIPLMNCAIIVKHVRTPIFLSGEKRLSSRKFIRVAEIKNANSIKDAFTWSASTDTFQEDLSNSYLVAKIARNLDISIEQVLDDLEQRKKTLLNMAERNIRDHRSVNVVLSKYYYNPKGSRKIE